In Methanococcoides sp. LMO-2, a single window of DNA contains:
- a CDS encoding flavodoxin family protein: MKTLVAYMTQTGNTKKIADAIYEEIAGEKDIKDLKDISNFEGYDLVFVGFPVMQFNVPENVSKFVKENSAGKNIAFFMTHAVPEGFEAIHSWTGSCKDIAASGNYLGTFECQGELAQPIIDMLLQSDDPQMKAFGEMGPSTKGQPDETRVQKAREFAKEIQAKVQ, encoded by the coding sequence ATGAAAACATTAGTAGCATACATGACACAGACAGGCAACACGAAAAAGATAGCTGATGCAATTTATGAAGAAATTGCTGGGGAGAAGGATATCAAAGATCTCAAAGACATAAGCAACTTTGAAGGCTACGACCTTGTGTTTGTGGGTTTCCCGGTAATGCAATTCAACGTTCCTGAGAATGTTTCAAAATTTGTAAAAGAGAATTCGGCTGGCAAGAACATAGCATTCTTCATGACCCATGCTGTTCCTGAGGGATTTGAAGCCATACATTCCTGGACCGGTTCCTGCAAGGATATCGCAGCTAGTGGAAATTATCTTGGTACATTTGAATGCCAGGGTGAACTTGCACAACCGATCATTGACATGTTGTTGCAATCAGATGATCCACAGATGAAAGCTTTTGGTGAGATGGGTCCTTCTACTAAAGGTCAGCCTGACGAAACCCGTGTACAGAAGGCAAGGGAATTCGCAAAAGAGATCCAGGCAAAAGTTCAGTGA
- a CDS encoding GyrI-like domain-containing protein, whose product MELINEPEITDLEERTVAYVSFVGNYVGNVEVFAELFGKLGIWAGPKQLIGPDTLFMSAYYDDPGVTPPEELKLEACMTIDDDVKVEGEIKKQKLPGGKYVVMRAELTGAEEYGPAWEKIVEWLMQNNLEMDMSRASYEVYLNDPEQHPEKHHILDICMPVK is encoded by the coding sequence TTGGAATTAATAAACGAGCCAGAGATAACAGATTTAGAAGAAAGAACTGTAGCATACGTTTCTTTTGTCGGAAACTATGTTGGCAATGTCGAAGTCTTTGCAGAACTGTTCGGTAAATTGGGAATTTGGGCAGGTCCGAAACAATTGATAGGACCAGACACTCTCTTCATGTCTGCCTATTATGACGATCCGGGTGTTACCCCTCCGGAAGAACTTAAACTGGAAGCATGCATGACCATCGACGATGATGTTAAAGTCGAAGGAGAGATCAAGAAGCAGAAACTTCCCGGCGGAAAGTATGTAGTAATGCGGGCAGAACTGACGGGAGCAGAAGAATATGGTCCTGCATGGGAAAAGATCGTAGAGTGGCTGATGCAAAACAACCTCGAAATGGACATGTCAAGGGCAAGCTATGAGGTCTATTTGAATGATCCAGAGCAGCATCCGGAAAAGCATCACATTCTTGATATCTGTATGCCTGTTAAATAA
- a CDS encoding 2TM domain-containing protein, which produces MAEEDEKLLRAQKRVKELKKFYNHLAVYLIVMAILLFIDYSDGGNWWVHWPMIGWGIFVVIQGFSVSKFAKGWEEKKLKEIMEEEEKEN; this is translated from the coding sequence ATGGCAGAGGAAGATGAGAAATTATTACGTGCCCAGAAACGGGTAAAGGAACTCAAAAAGTTCTACAATCATCTGGCAGTATACCTGATCGTCATGGCAATATTATTGTTCATCGACTATTCTGATGGGGGAAACTGGTGGGTTCACTGGCCGATGATCGGATGGGGAATTTTTGTAGTAATACAGGGATTTAGTGTGAGCAAATTTGCTAAAGGCTGGGAAGAGAAGAAGCTAAAGGAGATCATGGAAGAAGAGGAAAAAGAAAACTGA
- a CDS encoding ferredoxin domain-containing protein, protein MKQNPELEVLESLAKTILVAARTAPKGKGIDDIVTFLLDDTDRMQLADKMEELSDIKGMKFLIRDAKNVRDADSLVIIGLKSSGVSSLNCGACGFEKCKEMLEQKKVKVEFTGPHCMIKYMDLGIAVGSAVSKAKDLCIDNRILYSAGAAACYFDMIDADVAMAIPLSVRGKNIFFDRPSTR, encoded by the coding sequence ATGAAACAAAATCCTGAACTCGAAGTACTTGAGTCCCTTGCAAAGACCATTCTTGTAGCTGCAAGAACCGCACCCAAGGGAAAGGGAATCGATGACATCGTGACCTTCCTGCTGGATGACACTGACAGAATGCAACTTGCAGATAAGATGGAAGAGCTTAGTGACATAAAGGGTATGAAGTTCCTGATACGTGATGCTAAGAATGTCAGAGATGCTGATTCACTTGTAATTATAGGCCTGAAATCCTCAGGAGTGAGCTCACTTAATTGCGGTGCATGTGGATTCGAGAAATGCAAGGAAATGCTTGAACAGAAAAAGGTCAAGGTGGAGTTCACAGGCCCACACTGTATGATAAAATACATGGATCTCGGGATTGCAGTTGGTTCTGCTGTTTCAAAGGCAAAGGACCTGTGCATCGACAACAGGATACTGTACTCTGCAGGTGCTGCGGCATGTTATTTTGACATGATCGATGCCGATGTTGCAATGGCCATTCCTTTGAGTGTCAGGGGGAAGAATATCTTCTTTGACAGGCCATCCACAAGGTGA
- a CDS encoding aspartate/glutamate racemase family protein — MNNFEEQLPKVKAHDKTVGILGGVGSESTARFFLKLIKNTPAKTDQDHLRIFIDNNPNIPDRTQAILGLGVSPVEEAKKSIEILENAGAEIIAIPCNTMHYFYPELQASTEVPIINMITETASYIQKAFPDMKKIGLLATTGTIKTRLYHEAINGFELITPDEELQEKVMNSIYGEDGIKAGYTEGSPRDDILKVIEVLIEKGAEAIVLGCTELTLLSIKEEVPVPLVDPSLILAEVVVKKARLQI; from the coding sequence ATGAATAACTTTGAGGAGCAGCTGCCGAAAGTTAAAGCACATGATAAGACCGTAGGCATTTTAGGTGGTGTGGGATCCGAATCAACTGCACGTTTTTTCCTGAAGCTCATAAAAAATACTCCTGCCAAAACCGATCAGGACCATTTGAGGATCTTCATCGATAATAATCCAAACATACCAGACCGCACACAGGCAATTCTTGGACTTGGTGTAAGCCCCGTAGAGGAAGCAAAAAAGTCTATTGAGATCCTGGAAAATGCCGGTGCAGAGATCATCGCAATACCATGTAACACAATGCATTACTTTTATCCCGAGCTACAGGCAAGCACAGAAGTCCCCATAATAAACATGATCACGGAAACTGCCTCTTACATCCAGAAAGCATTTCCGGATATGAAAAAGATTGGTTTATTAGCCACTACCGGTACAATAAAGACCAGACTATATCATGAGGCCATCAATGGGTTCGAACTAATAACTCCGGATGAAGAATTACAGGAAAAGGTCATGAACTCGATCTATGGGGAAGATGGGATAAAGGCAGGGTACACAGAAGGAAGTCCGAGGGATGATATTCTAAAAGTAATTGAAGTGCTAATCGAAAAAGGTGCTGAAGCCATAGTTCTTGGTTGTACCGAACTCACTTTACTTTCTATAAAAGAGGAAGTTCCTGTTCCATTGGTAGACCCATCATTGATCCTTGCAGAAGTTGTGGTCAAAAAGGCAAGGTTGCAGATCTGA